A single genomic interval of Rhinatrema bivittatum chromosome 12, aRhiBiv1.1, whole genome shotgun sequence harbors:
- the LRRN2 gene encoding leucine-rich repeat neuronal protein 2, whose protein sequence is MYSPGCTYAGLLAWTKASWIMRLFRMHLILVWVATAMAIPAVPWKVRCPSQCVCQIRPWYTPRSVYREANTVDCNDLFISTVPQSLPAGTQTLLLQSNNIARVEQSELGYLLNLTELDLSQNSFSDIGSFTLETMPQLLSLHLEENQISQLPDNSFSNLGHLQELYLNHNQLCHISPRAFMGLGNLLRLHLNSNLLRTVDSRWFQVLPNLEVLMIGGNKVDAILDMNFKPLSNLRSLVLAGMNLRGISDYALVGLKNLESLSFYDNKLMDVPKRALQQVPGLKFLDLNKNPLQRIQENDFLNMLHLKELGLNNMEELVSIDKFALINLPELTKLEVTNNPKLSFIHPNAFHHLPQMETLMLNNNALSALHRQTVESLPNLQEISLHSNPIHCDCIIRWVNNTENHIRFIEPQSTLCTEPPELKRQHIRDIPLRDMTDRCLPLISRQSFLSHMEVAVGETIALHCRALAEPEPEIYWVTPSGTKLLSSYTEDGQYKVYPEGTLEIHQVTVREAGLYTCVAQNLIGVDTKVVSIAVNSSFPRSEDSVQLHVVEVHTYHILLAWKPHLNTVAANLTWASLSDHTNVEVSSMTRLPVGLHTYNMSRLQQGMEYWACLHVALVDGQRKVACVSARTKEGIVQQQSLASRYSVLKALTLCVLLLSAALIGHCTFSSWRPQQAGLGGRLPQCKPWKPGSSGRVVYPPFIHPWDPADTKEEQLLAIKAQAPPLDS, encoded by the coding sequence ATGTATAGCCCTGGATGTACCTATGCTGGGCTCCTGGCCTGGACAAAGGCCAGCTGGATAATGAGACTCTTTCGCATGCATCTGATCCTGGTCTGGGTAGCTACCGCAATGGCCATCCCAGCAGTGCCATGGAAAGTCCGATGCCCATCGCAGTGTGTCTGCCAGATCCGGCCATGGTACACACCCAGGTCTGTGTACCGAGAGGCCAATACTGTGGATTGCAATGATCTGTTCATCTCCACTGTCCCTCAAAGCCTTCCGGCTGGGACGCAAACACTACTGCTGCAAAGCAACAACATTGCCAGGGTGGAGCAGAGCGAGCTTGGCTACTTGCTAAACCTGACAGAGCTGGACCTATCCCAGAACAGCTTCTCTGACATTGGGAGCTTCACACTGGAGACCATGCCTCAGCTGCTGAGTCTACATCTAGAGGAAAACCAGATCTCCCAACTACCTGACAACAGCTTCTCCAATCTGGGCCACCTCCAGGAGCTGTACCTGAATCATAACCAGTTGTGTCACATCTCCCCCAGAGCATTCATGGGCCTTGGGAACCTCCTAAGACTTCACCTTAACTCCAATCTGCTGAGGACTGTGGACAGTCGTTGGTTCCAAGTGCTACCCAACCTGGAGGTTCTCATGATTGGGGGCAACAAGGTTGATGCTATCCTGGACATGAACTTCAAGCCACTGTCTAACCTGAGGAGCTTGGTGTTAGCAGGCATGAACCTCAGAGGGATCTCAGACTATGCCCTAGTAGGGCTGAAGAATTTGGAAAGCCTTTCTTTTTATGACAACAAACTGATGGATGTTCCCAAAAGGGCCTTGCAGCAAGTTCCAGGTCTTAAGTTCCTGGATCTTAATAAGAACCCACTGCAAAGGATTCAAGAGAATGATTTCCTCAACATGCTGCACCTGAAAGAGCTAGGCCTGAACAACATGGAGGAACTGGTGTCCATTGACAAGTTTGCCCTGATCAACCTTCCTGAGCTGACCAAGCTAGAGGTCACCAATAACCCCAAACTCTCTTTCATCCACCCCAATGCATTCCACCACCTGCCCCAGATGGAGACCTTGATGCTGAACAACAATGCCCTAAGTGCCTTGCACAGACAGACGGTAGAGTCCTTGCCCAACCTACAAGAGATCAGCCTCCATAGCAACCCCATCCACTGCGACTGCATCATTCGATGGGTCAACAACACGGAGAACCACATCCGCTTCATAGAACCCCAGTCCACACTGTGCACCGAGCCGCCTGAGCTAAAGAGACAGCACATCCGTGACATCCCTCTGCGGGACATGACGGACCGCTGCCTACCACTCATATCCAGGCAGAGCTTTTTGTCACACATGGAGGTAGCTGTGGGAGAGACCATAGCACTGCACTGTCGAGCCCTGGCAGAGCCCGAGCCTGAGATCTACTGGGTCACACCTTCCGGAACAAAGCTGCTGTCATCATACACAGAGGATGGGCAATACAAGGTGTACCCTGAGGGGACACTGGAGATCCATCAGGTCACAGTGAGAGAAGCTGGACTCTATACCTGTGTTGCTCAGAATCTCATTGGAGTTGACACCAAGGTAGTCAGTATTGCTGTGAACAGTTCATTCCCACGCAGCGAGGACAGTGTCCAACTCCACGTGGTAGAGGTCCACACATACCACATCCTGCTTGCCTGGAAGCCTCATCTGAACACTGTGGCTGCCAACCTTACCTGGGCCAGTTTGTCAGATCACACCAATGTGGAAGTAAGCAGCATGACCAGACTTCCCGTGGGCCTCCACACTTACAACATGAGCAGGCTGCAGCAGGGCATGGAATACTGGGCTTGTCTGCACGTGGCCTTGGTGGATGGGCAGAGGAAAGTGGCCTGTGTGAGTGCTAGGACTAAAGAGGGCATCGTCCAGCAGCAGTCCCTGGCCAGCAGATACAGCGTCCTGAAGGCTCTGACTCTCTGTGTGCTGCTGCTCTCTGCTGCTCTCATTGGTCACTGCACTTTCAGCTCTTGGAGGCCACAGCAAGCAGGTCTGGGGGGACGGCTGCCGCAATGCAAGCCATGGAAGCCAGGGTCCTCTGGGCGTGTAGTGTATCCCCCCTTTATACATCCCTGGGACCCCGCAGACACAAAGGAGGAGCAACTATTAGCCATTAAGGCTCAGGCACCCCCACTGGATTCATAA